In one window of Balaenoptera musculus isolate JJ_BM4_2016_0621 chromosome 10, mBalMus1.pri.v3, whole genome shotgun sequence DNA:
- the CHD4 gene encoding chromodomain-helicase-DNA-binding protein 4 isoform X1: protein MASGLGSPSPCSAGSEEEDMDALLNNSLPPPHPENEEDPEEDLSEAETPKLKKKKKPKKPRDPKIPKSKRQKKERMLLCRQLGDSSGEGPEFVEEDEEVALRSDSEGSDYTPGKKKKKKLGPKKEKKSKSKRKEEEEEDDEDDDSKEPKSSAQLLEDWGMEDIDHVFSEEDYRTLTNYKAFSQFVRPLIAAKNPKIAVSKMMMVLGAKWREFSTNNPFKGSSGASVAAAAAAAVAVVESMVTATEVAPPPPPVEVPIRKAKTKEGKGPNARRKPKGSPRVPDAKKPKPKKVAPLKIKLGGFGSKRKRSSSEDDDLDVESDFDDASINSYSVSDGSTSRSSRSRKKLRTTKKKKKGEEEVTAVDGYETDHQDYCEVCQQGGEIILCDTCPRAYHMVCLDPDMEKAPEGKWSCPHCEKEGIQWEAKEDNSEGEEILEEVGGDPEEEDDHHMEFCRVCKDGGELLCCDACPSSYHIHCLNPPLPEIPNGEWLCPRCTCPALKGKVQKILIWKWGQPPSPTPVPRPPDADPNTPSPKPLEGRPERQFFVKWQGMSYWHCSWVSELQLELHCQVMFRNYQRKNDMDEPPSGDFGGDEEKSRKRKNKDPKFAEMEERFYRYGIKPEWMMIHRILNHSVDKKGHVHYLIKWRDLPYDQASWESEDVEIQDYDLFKQSYWNHRELMRGEEGRPGKKLKKVKLRKLERPPETPTVDPTVKYERQPEYLDATGGTLHPYQMEGLNWLRFSWAQGTDTILADEMGLGKTVQTAVFLYSLYKEGHSKGPFLVSAPLSTIINWEREFEMWAPDMYVVTYVGDKDSRAIIRENEFSFEDNAIRGGKKASRMKKEASVKFHVLLTSYELITIDMAILGSIDWACLIVDEAHRLKNNQSKFFRVLNGYSLQHKLLLTGTPLQNNLEELFHLLNFLTPERFHNLEGFLEEFADIAKEDQIKKLHDMLGPHMLRRLKADVFKNMPSKTELIVRVELSPMQKKYYKYILTRNFEALNARGGGNQVSLLNVVMDLKKCCNHPYLFPVAAMEAPKMPNGMYDGSALIRASGKLLLLQKMLKNLKEGGHRVLIFSQMTKMLDLLEDFLEHEGYKYERIDGGITGNMRQEAIDRFNAPGAQQFCFLLSTRAGGLGINLATADTVIIYDSDWNPHNDIQAFSRAHRIGQNKKVMIYRFVTRASVEERITQVAKKKMMLTHLVVRPGLGSKTGSMSKQELDDILKFGTEELFKDEATDGGGDNKEGEDSSVIHYDDKAIERLLDRNQDETEDTELQGMNEYLSSFKVAQYVVREEEMGEEEEVEREIIKQEESVDPDYWEKLLRHHYEQQQEDLARNLGKGKRIRKQVNYNDGSQEDRGVCGRPRPPPMGRSTRAVGPAHLPSLPPDWQDDQSDNQSDYSVASEEGDEDFDERSEAPRRPSRKGLRNDKDKPLPPLLARVGGNIEVLGFNARQRKAFLNAIMRYGMPPQDAFTTQWLVRDLRGKSEKEFKAYVSLFMRHLCEPGADGAETFADGVPREGLSRQHVLTRIGVMSLIRKKVQEFEHVNGRWSMPELAEVEENKKMSQPGSPSPKTPTPSTPGDTQPNTPAPAPPAEDGIKIEENSLKEEESAEGEKEVKSAAPEAAVECTQPPAPASEDEKVLVEPPEGEEKVEKAEVKERTEEPMETDPKGIADVEKVEEKSAVDLTPIVVEDKEEKKEEEEKKEVMLQNGETPKDLNDEKQKKNIKQRFMFNIADGGFTELHSLWQNEERAATVTKKTYEIWHRRHDYWLLAGIINHGYARWQDIQNDPRYAILNEPFKGEMNRGNFLEIKNKFLARRFKLLEQALVIEEQLRRAAYLNMSEDPSHPSMALNTRFAEVECLAESHQHLSKESMAGNKPANAVLHKVLKQLEELLSDMKADVTRLPATIARIPPVAVRLQMSERNILSRLANRAPEPPPQQVAQQQ, encoded by the exons aaaacGAAGAGGACCCGGAAGAGGATTTGTCAGAAGCGGAGACTCCAAagctcaagaaaaagaaaaagcctaagAAGCCTCGGGACCCTAAAATCCCTAAGAGCAAGCGCCAAAAAAAGGAG CGTATGCTCTTATGCCGGCAGCTGGGGGACAGCTCTGGGGAGGGGCCGGAGTTTGTGGAGGAGGACGAAGAGGTGGCTCTGCGCTCAGACAGTGAGGGCAGCGACTATACCCCtggcaagaagaagaagaagaagctcggacctaagaaagaaaagaagagtaaGTCCAAgcggaaagaggaagaggaggaggatgacgAAGACGATGATTCAAAG GAGCCTAAATCCTCTGCTCAGCTCCTGGAAGACTGGGGCATGGAAGACATTGACCATGTGTTCTCAGAGGAGGATTATCGCACCCTCACCAACTACAAGGCCTTCAGCCAGTTTGTCCG acccCTCATTGCTGCCAAAAACCCCAAGATTGCTGTCTCCAAGATGATGATGGTTTTGGGTGCGAAGTGGCGGGAGTTCAGCACCAATAACCCCTTCAAAGGCAGTTCTGGGGCTTCTGTGGCAGCAGCGGCAGCTGCGGCAGTGGCCGTGGTGGAGAGCATGGTGACGGCCACTGAAGTTGCACCTCCTCCGCCCCCTGTGGAGGTGCCTATCCGCAAGGCCAAGACCAAGGAGGGCAAAG GTCCCAATGCTCGGAGGAAGCCCAAGGGCAGCCCTCGTGTCCCTGATGCCAAGAAGCCTAAGCCCAAGAAAGTAGCTCCCCTGAAAATCAAGCTGGGAGGTTTTGGTTCTAAGCGTAAGAGATCCTCG AGTGAGGATGACGACTTAGATGTGGAGTCTGACTTCGATGACGCCAGTATCAATAGCTACTCTGTTTCTGATGGTTCTACCAGCCGCAGTAGCCGCAGCCGCAAGAAACTCCGGACcacgaaaaagaaaaagaaag GCGAGGAGGAGGTGACTGCTGTGGATGGTTATGAGACAGACCACCAGGACTATTGTGAGGTGTGCCAGCAAGGCGGAGAGATCATCCTGTGTGATACCTGTCCCCGAGCTTACCACATGGTCTGCCTGGATCCGGATATGGAGAAGGCTCCCGAGGGCAAGTGGAGCTGCCCACACTGC GAGAAGGAAGGCATCCAGTGGGAGGCTAAAGAGGACAATTCGGAGGGTGAGGAGATCCTGGAAGAGGTTGGGGGAGACCCTGAAGAGGAGGATGACCACCATATGGAGTTCTGTCGGGTCTGCAAGGATGGGGGGGAGCTGCTCTGCTGTGACGCCTGTCCTTCTTCCTACCACATCCACTGCCTGAACCCGCCCCTTCCAGAGATCCCCAACGGAGAATGGCTCTGCCCCCGCTGTACG TGTCCAGCTCTTAAGGGCAAAGTTCAGAAGATCCTAATCTGGAAGTGGGGTCAGCCACCGTCTCCCACACCAGTGCCTCGGCCCCCAGACGCTGATCCCAATACTCCGTCCCCCAAGCCCTTGGAGGGGCGGCCAGAGCGGCAGTTCTTTGTGAAATGGCAAGGCATGTCGTATTGGCACTGCTCCTGGGTGTCTGAACTGCAG TTGGAGCTGCACTGTCAAGTGATGTTCCGAAACTATCAGCGGAAGAATGATATGGATGAGCCACCCTCTGGGGACTTTGGTGGTGATGAAGAGAAGAGCCGAAAGCGGAAGAATAAGGACCCTAAATTTGCAGAGATGGAGGAACGCTTCTATCGCTACGGGATAAAACCTGAGTGGATGATGATCCACCGAATTCTCAACCACAG CGTGGACAAGAAGGGCCATGTCCACTACTTGATCAAGTGGCGGGACTTGCCCTATGATCAGGCATCCTGGGagagtgaggatgtggagatacAGGACTACGACCTGTTCAAGCAGAGCTATTGGAATCACAG GGAGTTGATGAGGGGTGAGGAAGGACGACCGGGCAAGAAGCTCAAGAAGGTGAAGCTGAGGAAGTTGGAGAGGCCCCCTGAAACCCCAACGGTTGAC CCAACAGTGAAATATGAGCGACAGCCAGAGTACCTGGACGCTACAGGTGGAACCTTGCACCCCTATCAGATGGAGGGTTTGAACTGGTTGCGCTTCTCCTGGGCTCAAGGCACTGACACCATCTTGGCTGACGAGATGGGCCTTGGGAAGACCGTTCAGACCGCAGTCTTCCTCTACTCCCTCTACAAGGAG GGTCATTCCAAAGGCCCCTTCCTAGTGAGTGCCCCTCTTTCTACCATCATCAACTGGGAGCGGGAGTTTGAAATGTGGGCCCCAGATATGTATGTGGTGACTTACGTGGGTGACAAAGACAGCCGTGCCATCATCCGAGAGAATGAGTTCTCCTTTGAGGACAATGCCATTCGTGGCGGCAAGAAGGCTTCCCGCATGAAG AAAGAGGCATCTGTGAAGTTCCACGTGCTGCTGACGTCCTATGAGTTGATCACCATTGACATGGCCATCCTGGGCTCTATTGACTGGGCCTGCCTCATCGTGGATGAAGCCCATCGGCTCAAGAACAATCAGTCTAAG TTCTTCCGGGTCTTAAACGGTTACTCGCTCCAGCACAAGCTGTTGCTGACAGGGACTCCATTACAGAACAACCTGGAAGAGTTGTTTCACCTGCTCAACTTCCTCACCCCTGAGAGGTTCCA caatttggaaggcttcttggaggagttTGCTGACATTGCCAAGGAGGACCAGATTAAAAAACTGCATGACATGCTGGGGCCTCACATGTTGCGGCGGCTCAAAGCTGACGTGTTCAAGAACATGCCTTCCAAGACAGAACTGATTGTGCGTGTGGAGTTGAGCCCTATGCAGAA GAAATACTACAAGTACATCCTCACTCGAAACTTTGAAGCGCTCAATGCTCGAGGTGGCGGCAACCAGGTCTCTTTGCTAAATGTCGTGATGGATCTTAAAAAGTGCTGCAACCACCCGTATCTTTTCCCCGTGGCTGCAATG GAAGCCCCTAAGATGCCTAATGGCATGTATGATGGCAGTGCCCTAATCAGAGCATCTGGGAAATTATTGCTGCTTCAGAAGATGCTCAAGAACCTTAAGGAGGGTGGGCACCGTGTACTCATCTTCTCCCAG ATGACCAAGATGCTGGACCTGCTAGAGGATTTCTTGGAACATGAAGGTTATAAATATGAACGTATTGATGGTGGAATCACTGGGAACATGCGTCAGGAGGCCATTGACCGCTTCAATG CACCAGGTGCCCAGCAGTTCTGCTTCCTGCTGTCCACGCGAGCTGGGGGCCTTGGAATCAATCTGGCCACTGCTGACACGGTTATTATCTATGACTCTGACTGGAACCCCCATAATGACATCCAG GCCTTTAGCAGAGCTCACCGTATTGGGCAAAATAAGAAGGTGATGATCTATCGGTTTGTGACCCGTGCGTCAGTAGAAGAGCGCATCACGCAGGTGGCAAAGAAGAAGATGATGCTGACGCATCTAGTTGTTCGGCCTGGGCTGGGCTCCAAGACTGGATCCATGTCCAAGCAGGAGCTTGATGACATCCTCAAGTTTGGCACCGAGGAGCTGTTCAAGGACGAAGCCACAGATGGAG GAGGAGACAacaaagagggagaagacagcaGTGTTATCCACTATGACGATAAGGCCATTGAACGACTGCTGGACCGGAACCAGGATGAGACAGAAGATACGGAATTGCAGGGCATGAATGAATATTTGAGCTCATTCAAAGTGGCCCAGTATGTGGTGCGAGAAGAAGAAATGGGG gaggaagaggaggtggagcGGGAAATcataaaacaggaagaaagtgTGGATCCTGACTACTGGGAGAAATTGCTGCGGCACCATTACGAGCAGCAGCAAGAAGATCTGGCCCGCAATCTgggcaaaggaaaaagaatccgTAAGCAGGTCAACTACAATGATGGCTCCCAGGAGGACCGAGGTGTGTGtggccggccccgccccccacccatgGGCCGTTCCACTAGAGCAGTGGGCCCCGCTcatctgccctctctccctccagatTGGCAGGACGACCAGTCCGACAACCAGTCCGATTATTCAGTGGCCTCAGAGGAAGGTGATGAAGACTTTGATGAACGTTCAGAAG CTCCCCGCAGGCCCAGTCGCAAGGGCCTGCGGAATGATAAAGATAAGCCATTGCCTCCTCTGTTGGCCCGTGTTGGTGGGAATATTGAA GTTCTTGGTTTTAATGCTCGTCAGCGAAAAGCCTTTCTTAATGCGATTATGCGATATGGGATGCCACCTCAGGATGCTTTTACCACGCAGTGGCTTGTGAGAGATCTGCGAGGCAAGTCAGAGAAAGAGTTCAA GGCTTACGTCTCTCTTTTTATGCGGCATTTATGTGAGCCGGGAGCAGACGGGGCCGAGACCTTTGCTGATGGTGTACCCCGAGAAGGCCTGTCTCGCCAGCATGTCCTTACCAGGATTGGTGTCATGTCCTTGATTCGCAAGAAG GTTCAGGAGTTTGAACATGTTAATGGGCGCTGGAGCATGCCCGAACTTGCGGAAGtagaggaaaacaagaaaatgtcaCAGCCAGGGTCACCTTCCCCAAAGACTCCCACACCCTCCACTCCAGGGGACACACAACCCAATACTCCTGCACCTGCCCCACCTGCTG AGGATGGgataaaaatagaggaaaatagcCTCAAAGAAGAAGAGAgtgcagaaggagaaaaggaagtgaaatcTGCAGCCCCTGAAGCCGCTGTTGAG TGTACacagccccctgcccctgcctcagAGGATGAAAAGGTCCTTGTTGAGCCTCCCgagggagaggagaaagtggAAAAGGCAGAGGTCAAGGAGAGAACAGAGGAGCCAATGGAGACAGATCCCAAAG GTATTGCTGATgtggagaaggtggaggagaAGTCAGCAGTCGATCTGACTCCCATTGTGGTGGAGGACAAAG aggagaagaaagaagaagaagagaaaaaagaggtgATGCTTCAGAATGGAGAGACCCCCAAGGACTTGAATGatgagaagcagaagaaaaatattaaacagcGTTTCATGTTCAACATCGCAGATGGCGGTTTTACTG AGTTGCACTCCCTTTGGCAGAATGAGGAGCGGGCAGCCACAGTCACCAAGAAGACTTATGAGATCTGGCACCGACGGCATGACTACTGGCTGCTGGCTGGCATCATAAA CCATGGCTATGCCCGGTGGCAGGACATCCAGAATGACCCACGCTATGCTATCCTCAATGAGCCTTTCAAGGGTGAAATGAACCGTGGCAATTTCTTAGAGATCAAGAATAAGTTTCTAGCCCGAAGGTTCAAG CTCTTAGAACAAGCCCTGGTGATTGAGGAGCAGCTGCGTCGGGCGGCTTACCTGAACATGTCAGAGGACCCCTCTCACCCTTCCATGGCCCTGAACACCCGCTTTGCTGAGGTGGAGTGCTTGGCAGAGAGTCATCAGCACCTGTCCAAGGAGTCGATGGCGGGGAACAAGCCAGCAAACGCGGTCCTGCACAAAG TTCTGAAACAGCTAGAAGAACTGCTGAGTGACATGAAAGCCGATGTGACTCGACTCCCAGCTACTATTGCCCGAATTCCCCCAGTTGCTGTGAGGCTACAGATGTCAGAGCGTAATATTCTCAGTCGCCTGGCAAACCGGGCACCTGAACCACCTCCACAGCAG GTAGCCCAGCAGCAGTGA